In the Elioraea tepida genome, one interval contains:
- a CDS encoding CoxG family protein: protein MEMTGERRIPAPRETVWRALNDPEVLKASIPGCEHIERISDTELSARVAVRIGPMNARFSGRVQLSDLDPPNGYTITGEGQGGVAGFAKGGATVKLVEDGPGATLMTYAVKAQVGGKMAQLGARLIDSTARSMADQFFDRFAARVAADVGATPPPPVAAAAAKPGLGALPRFPPPAEIAGLPTVFWGGLAVWIVIVLLMVL from the coding sequence ATGGAGATGACCGGCGAGCGCCGTATCCCTGCGCCGCGCGAGACCGTCTGGCGGGCCCTGAACGACCCCGAGGTGCTGAAGGCATCGATCCCGGGCTGCGAGCACATCGAGCGGATCAGCGACACCGAACTCTCCGCCCGCGTGGCTGTGCGCATCGGCCCGATGAACGCGCGCTTCTCCGGGCGCGTGCAGCTCTCCGATCTCGACCCGCCGAACGGCTACACGATCACCGGCGAGGGGCAGGGCGGCGTGGCCGGCTTCGCCAAGGGGGGAGCGACAGTGAAGCTTGTCGAGGACGGCCCCGGGGCGACGCTGATGACCTATGCGGTGAAGGCCCAGGTCGGGGGCAAGATGGCGCAGCTCGGTGCGAGGCTGATCGACAGCACCGCCCGCTCCATGGCCGATCAGTTCTTCGACCGTTTCGCTGCCCGGGTCGCTGCCGATGTCGGCGCCACACCCCCGCCCCCGGTCGCGGCGGCCGCGGCCAAGCCGGGCTTGGGCGCTCTCCCGCGCTTCCCGCCGCCTGCCGAAATCGCCGGCCTGCCGACCGTGTTCTGGGGCGGTCTCGCGGTCTGGATCGTGATCGTGCTCCTGATGGTGCTGTGA
- the prpB gene encoding methylisocitrate lyase, translating to MPYLDQADLPSVPAGERFRALLARPGILELPGAHNALAGLLAKRAGFEALYLSGAAMTASMGLPDLGIITVDEVCFFIRTIARATALPILVDGDTGHGGVLNAMHMVRAFEEAGAAAVHIEDQDLPKKCGHLNDKRLVEPAEMAAKVAAAKRAARHLVVIARTDAAGVEGIEAAVARAKLYLEAGADAIFPEALTSREMFERFARELPGVPLLANMTEFGRTPYFTAAEFAAMGYRMVIWPVSSLRVAAKAMAGLYAAIRRDGGTMHQLDAMQTRAELYETIGLSAYEALDRSIVATVLPPELRADTPAERAAE from the coding sequence ATGCCCTATCTCGACCAGGCCGACCTCCCTTCCGTTCCCGCCGGGGAACGCTTCCGCGCGCTGCTCGCCCGGCCCGGGATCCTCGAGCTTCCGGGCGCGCACAACGCGCTCGCGGGGCTGCTTGCGAAGCGTGCCGGGTTCGAGGCGCTCTATCTTTCCGGGGCGGCGATGACCGCCTCGATGGGCCTCCCCGATCTCGGCATCATCACGGTCGACGAGGTGTGCTTCTTCATCCGCACCATCGCGCGCGCCACTGCGCTCCCGATCCTCGTCGACGGCGACACGGGCCATGGCGGGGTTCTCAACGCAATGCACATGGTGCGCGCCTTCGAGGAGGCGGGGGCTGCGGCGGTGCATATCGAGGATCAGGACCTGCCGAAGAAGTGCGGCCACCTCAACGACAAGAGGCTCGTCGAGCCGGCAGAGATGGCGGCCAAGGTCGCAGCGGCCAAGCGTGCGGCGCGCCACCTCGTCGTGATCGCGCGCACCGACGCCGCCGGCGTGGAGGGGATCGAGGCGGCGGTCGCGCGCGCGAAGCTCTACCTCGAGGCAGGGGCGGACGCGATCTTTCCGGAGGCGCTGACATCGCGCGAGATGTTCGAGCGCTTCGCACGCGAGCTTCCCGGCGTGCCGCTGCTTGCGAACATGACCGAGTTCGGCCGCACGCCCTATTTCACCGCCGCGGAGTTCGCCGCCATGGGCTATCGGATGGTGATCTGGCCCGTTTCCTCCCTCCGCGTGGCGGCGAAAGCCATGGCCGGGCTCTATGCCGCGATCCGTCGCGACGGCGGCACGATGCACCAGCTTGACGCGATGCAGACACGCGCCGAACTCTACGAGACAATCGGGCTTTCGGCCTACGAGGCGCTCGACCGCTCGATCGTCGCGACCGTTCTGCCGCCCGAGCTGCGGGCCGACACGCCGGCGGAACGGGCGGCGGAGTAG
- a CDS encoding sodium:proton antiporter, which translates to MNIPLLMLVVLVVLMEGVWHPGAVMFLKQELSIEVLFGDALLLAIAAYSIWATPPMVRNANGFTWGAMIEVAKVFAAIFVTITPAIAILRAGREGAAAPLIALVSREDGAPIPAMYFWMTGLLSSFLDNAPTYLIFFNLAGGDAEVLMGPGAQVLGAISAGAVFMGANSYIGSAPNFVVRAIAEEQGVPMPSFFGYCAWAAVILLPLFALMTVIFFRG; encoded by the coding sequence GTGAACATCCCGCTTCTGATGCTCGTGGTGCTCGTGGTGCTGATGGAGGGGGTGTGGCACCCGGGCGCGGTGATGTTCCTCAAGCAGGAGCTTTCGATCGAGGTGCTGTTTGGGGACGCGCTCCTGCTCGCCATCGCCGCCTATTCGATCTGGGCCACACCGCCGATGGTGCGCAACGCCAACGGCTTCACCTGGGGCGCGATGATCGAGGTGGCGAAGGTGTTCGCCGCGATCTTCGTCACCATCACACCGGCGATCGCGATCCTGCGGGCGGGCAGGGAAGGGGCGGCGGCCCCCCTGATCGCGCTTGTGTCGCGCGAGGACGGCGCGCCGATCCCGGCGATGTATTTCTGGATGACCGGGCTCCTCTCCTCCTTCCTCGACAATGCGCCGACCTACCTGATCTTTTTCAATCTCGCCGGCGGTGACGCGGAGGTGCTGATGGGGCCAGGGGCGCAGGTGCTGGGTGCGATCTCGGCGGGTGCCGTCTTCATGGGCGCGAACTCCTACATCGGCAGCGCGCCGAACTTCGTGGTGCGTGCGATTGCCGAGGAACAGGGCGTGCCGATGCCCTCCTTCTTCGGCTACTGCGCCTGGGCGGCGGTGATCCTGCTGCCCCTCTTCGCCCTGATGACCGTGATATTCTTCCGCGGCTGA
- a CDS encoding aminotransferase, whose translation MPDDISRAVLPPLSATIERTDAPPIPAARSWAASYQGEAGPAIDLTQAVPGYPPHPELLARLAAAAGDGTYAGYGPILGEPALREALAADIAARYRAPVGAEDVAITAGCNLAFAMVMEAITAPGEAVLLPAPWYFNHRMALTLRGVAAVPLPCRAGDRFVPDVQRAEAALTPDVRAIVLVTPNNPTGAVYPPETIAAFAALARRRGLFLVLDETYRDFLAQDDAPHDLFADPSWRQGVVHLYSFAKAYCVAGHRVGAVVAGPALLARLIKAADTLQICPPRSPQVALAWGVAGLRAWREANRTLMARRAAAFRAAMAGAPAWRIDALGGYFAYLRIPDGLPDAVAVAERLAVAQGLLVLPGPFFGPGQERHLRLAFANADEARIAAVPARLAALA comes from the coding sequence ATGCCCGATGACATCTCCCGCGCCGTCCTGCCGCCGCTGTCGGCGACGATCGAACGTACCGATGCGCCGCCGATCCCCGCCGCCCGCTCCTGGGCGGCAAGCTACCAGGGAGAGGCAGGCCCCGCGATCGACCTCACCCAGGCGGTTCCCGGCTATCCCCCGCATCCTGAGCTGCTCGCCCGGCTTGCCGCTGCCGCGGGCGACGGGACGTATGCTGGCTACGGGCCGATCCTCGGCGAGCCGGCCCTGCGCGAGGCACTCGCTGCCGACATCGCCGCACGCTACCGCGCGCCCGTGGGGGCGGAGGATGTGGCGATCACCGCTGGCTGCAACCTCGCCTTCGCGATGGTGATGGAGGCGATCACCGCCCCCGGCGAGGCGGTGCTGCTTCCCGCGCCCTGGTATTTCAACCACCGGATGGCGCTCACCTTGCGCGGTGTTGCCGCCGTGCCGCTGCCCTGCCGCGCCGGGGACAGGTTCGTTCCCGATGTGCAGCGGGCAGAGGCGGCGCTCACCCCTGACGTGCGGGCGATCGTTCTCGTCACCCCCAACAATCCCACGGGTGCGGTCTATCCGCCGGAGACGATCGCTGCCTTCGCGGCGCTCGCCCGCCGCCGCGGCCTCTTTCTTGTTCTCGACGAGACCTATCGCGACTTCCTCGCACAGGACGACGCGCCGCACGACCTCTTCGCCGACCCGTCCTGGCGTCAGGGTGTGGTTCACCTCTATTCCTTCGCGAAAGCCTATTGCGTTGCGGGACACCGCGTCGGCGCGGTGGTGGCGGGGCCGGCCCTGCTCGCCCGGCTGATCAAGGCGGCGGACACGCTTCAGATCTGCCCGCCACGTTCGCCGCAGGTGGCACTCGCCTGGGGGGTCGCGGGGCTGCGCGCCTGGCGGGAGGCGAACCGAACGCTGATGGCACGGCGTGCGGCCGCGTTTCGCGCCGCGATGGCCGGCGCCCCGGCCTGGCGCATCGACGCGCTCGGCGGCTACTTCGCCTATCTCCGAATCCCCGACGGGCTTCCCGATGCCGTGGCGGTGGCGGAACGGCTTGCCGTCGCGCAGGGCCTGCTCGTTCTGCCCGGTCCGTTCTTCGGCCCTGGCCAGGAGCGGCACCTCAGGCTTGCCTTCGCCAATGCCGACGAGGCGAGGATCGCCGCCGTGCCGGCGCGGCTTGCCGCACTCGCCTGA
- a CDS encoding AAA family ATPase → MDAVTPQPSLPASVDETIALLARGDYVADRALATAVHLALAMNRPLLLEGEAGVGKTEIAKVLAATLGRRLVRLQCYDGLDLASALYDWNYPRQLLEIRLFEAAGARDKEALAKGIFDRRFLIERPLLQAISPEGGPAVLLIDELDRADEPFEAFLLELLADFQVTIPELGTIRAETPPVVILTSNRTREIHDALRRRCLYHWVDFPSAERERAILRLKAPQAGERLSHQVVAFVQRLRKMDLFKMPGVAETIDWCSALSHLDATELDPARVEETLGVLLKYQDDIARIRGEQVASLVADAKASA, encoded by the coding sequence ATGGATGCTGTGACCCCTCAGCCCTCCCTGCCCGCGAGCGTCGACGAGACGATCGCGCTCCTTGCCCGCGGCGACTATGTCGCCGACCGGGCGCTCGCTACCGCCGTCCACCTCGCGCTTGCGATGAACCGGCCGCTCCTTCTCGAGGGCGAGGCGGGGGTTGGAAAGACCGAAATCGCCAAGGTGCTCGCCGCGACGCTCGGGCGGCGGCTGGTTCGGCTTCAGTGCTACGACGGGCTCGATCTCGCCTCGGCTCTCTATGACTGGAACTATCCCCGCCAGCTCCTCGAGATACGGCTCTTCGAGGCTGCTGGGGCGCGCGACAAGGAGGCGCTTGCGAAGGGCATCTTCGACCGGCGCTTCCTGATCGAGCGGCCGCTTTTGCAGGCGATCAGCCCCGAGGGGGGCCCGGCCGTGCTCCTGATCGACGAGCTCGACCGGGCCGACGAGCCGTTTGAGGCCTTCCTGCTCGAGCTTCTGGCCGACTTCCAGGTGACGATCCCCGAACTCGGCACCATCCGGGCGGAGACGCCGCCCGTCGTGATCCTGACCTCGAACCGAACCCGCGAGATCCACGACGCTCTGCGACGCCGCTGCCTCTACCACTGGGTCGACTTCCCCTCCGCCGAGCGCGAGCGGGCGATCCTCCGCCTCAAGGCGCCGCAGGCCGGGGAGCGGCTGTCGCACCAAGTGGTCGCCTTCGTGCAGCGTCTGCGGAAGATGGACCTTTTCAAGATGCCCGGGGTCGCCGAGACGATCGACTGGTGCAGCGCGCTCTCCCATCTGGATGCGACCGAGCTCGACCCCGCGCGGGTGGAGGAGACGCTCGGCGTGCTGCTCAAGTACCAGGACGATATCGCGCGCATCCGCGGCGAGCAGGTGGCCTCGCTCGTCGCGGACGCGAAGGCCTCGGCCTGA
- a CDS encoding vWA domain-containing protein translates to MQFARMLRRAGIPVGPGQVIDAQAALCHIDLTAKAEVHAALRAVMATRREQHEVFDAAFALFWRNPERAIAESVMAALDGARRQAEPQKPKAGSRRAAEAMAPRERREPPKQEPEREHLEAALLVSAEERLRKMDFEAMSEEEVRAARAAIARLRLPFDELPTRRFRPDPLGPRADLRATLRQSLREGGDLVEIARKRRRTRTPPLVVLADISGSMARYAAVLLAFLHAVANDRARVHVFLFGTRLTNVTRALRHRDPEVAFQMVANIVPDWSGGTRIGETLHTFNREWGRRVLGQGATVLLITDGLDREGGKGLAEEAERLSKSCRRLIWLNPLLRWEGFEPKAAGIRAILPHVDDFRPVHNIESLQALVHALSGPASQRRWRKAA, encoded by the coding sequence ATGCAGTTCGCGCGCATGCTGCGCCGCGCCGGCATCCCCGTGGGGCCAGGCCAGGTGATCGATGCCCAGGCCGCTCTCTGCCACATCGACCTCACCGCGAAAGCGGAGGTGCACGCGGCGTTGCGCGCGGTCATGGCCACGCGTCGCGAGCAGCACGAGGTGTTCGACGCCGCCTTCGCCCTGTTCTGGCGCAACCCTGAGCGCGCGATCGCCGAGAGCGTGATGGCTGCGCTCGACGGCGCACGGCGGCAGGCCGAGCCGCAGAAGCCCAAGGCAGGCAGCCGCCGCGCGGCGGAGGCGATGGCGCCGCGCGAGCGGCGGGAGCCGCCCAAGCAAGAGCCGGAGCGCGAGCACCTCGAGGCGGCGCTGCTCGTCTCGGCCGAGGAACGGCTGCGCAAGATGGATTTCGAGGCGATGAGCGAGGAGGAGGTTCGGGCCGCGCGCGCCGCCATCGCGCGCCTGAGACTCCCCTTCGACGAGCTCCCCACCCGACGCTTCCGCCCCGACCCGCTCGGGCCCCGCGCCGACCTCAGAGCGACGCTGCGCCAGTCGCTGCGCGAGGGCGGCGATCTCGTCGAGATCGCCCGCAAGCGGCGGCGGACGCGCACGCCGCCGCTCGTCGTGCTCGCCGACATCTCGGGTTCGATGGCGCGCTATGCCGCGGTCCTGCTCGCCTTCCTGCATGCGGTCGCGAACGACCGCGCACGCGTGCACGTGTTCCTGTTCGGCACACGGCTGACGAACGTGACGCGCGCGCTGCGCCACCGCGACCCCGAGGTGGCGTTCCAGATGGTCGCCAACATCGTCCCCGACTGGTCGGGTGGAACGCGGATCGGCGAGACGCTGCACACGTTCAACCGAGAGTGGGGCCGGCGCGTTCTAGGCCAGGGAGCGACGGTTCTTCTGATCACCGACGGGCTCGATCGCGAGGGCGGCAAAGGCCTTGCCGAGGAGGCCGAGCGGCTCAGCAAGTCCTGCCGGCGCCTGATCTGGCTCAACCCGCTCCTGCGCTGGGAGGGGTTCGAGCCGAAGGCGGCCGGGATCCGCGCGATCCTGCCGCACGTGGACGATTTCCGCCCGGTGCACAATATCGAGAGCCTGCAGGCGCTGGTGCACGCCCTCTCCGGCCCGGCGTCGCAGAGACGATGGAGGAAGGCGGCATGA
- a CDS encoding DUF192 domain-containing protein translates to MRHTLTRRFLVALLGASVAPARAQNAPQSELPKERLVIVTRDGARHAFLVEMAVTPEQQMIGLMWRPSVPPDGGMLFDWGSPRESQMWMRNTLVSLDMIFIAADGRIHRIAERTVPHSLATISSNGPVRATLEVAAGTAERLGIRVGDRVLHPIFGTAP, encoded by the coding sequence ATGAGGCACACGCTCACACGTCGGTTTCTCGTCGCACTTCTCGGCGCTTCCGTCGCACCTGCGCGCGCGCAGAACGCGCCGCAGTCGGAACTGCCGAAGGAGCGTCTTGTCATCGTGACGCGCGATGGCGCGCGGCATGCGTTCCTGGTCGAGATGGCGGTCACGCCGGAGCAGCAGATGATCGGGCTGATGTGGCGCCCCTCGGTGCCGCCCGATGGAGGGATGCTGTTCGACTGGGGCAGCCCGCGCGAGTCCCAGATGTGGATGCGCAACACCCTCGTCTCGCTCGACATGATCTTCATCGCCGCCGACGGGCGTATCCACCGCATCGCCGAACGGACCGTTCCCCACTCGCTTGCGACCATCAGCTCGAACGGGCCGGTGCGCGCGACCCTCGAGGTCGCGGCAGGAACGGCGGAGCGGCTCGGCATACGCGTGGGCGACCGGGTTCTGCACCCGATCTTCGGCACGGCGCCGTAG
- the glpK gene encoding glycerol kinase GlpK — protein sequence MSRAAHLLAIDQGTTSSRALVFDPSARVLGLAQAEFPQSYPHPGWVEHDAEEIWRTVLKTARAAIRNAGLEAADIAAIGITNQRETTVLWDRATGRPIHNAIVWQDRRTAEACARLRADGAEPLVSATTGLLLDPYFSATKIAWLLDRIPGARAQAEAGRLAFGTIDSFLLWRLTSGAVHATDATNASRTLLLDLRTGTWSPEMLRLFRIPEAILPEVRDTAGLFGVTEPRCFGAAIAIRGIAGDQQAALAGQACFSPGMVKSTYGTGCFALMHTGDVPVASSNRLITTIATQLGGRRTYALEGAIFIAGAAVQWLRDGLGVIAHAAEAGALAEAADPAQEVTLVPAFVGLGAPYWDAEARGAIFGLTRGTTRAELARAALESVALQTRDLIEAMRADWGAGADTVLRVDGGMTASDWTMQFLADILGAPVDRPRVQETTALGAAFFAGLSAGLFGDQDAFARSWSLDRRFAPRMSEAERERRYARWRDAVQRTLSRGMRV from the coding sequence ATGAGCCGGGCGGCGCATCTGCTCGCGATCGACCAGGGCACGACGTCCTCGCGCGCGCTCGTGTTCGACCCCTCCGCCCGGGTGCTCGGCCTCGCCCAGGCCGAGTTCCCGCAATCCTATCCGCACCCGGGCTGGGTCGAGCACGACGCGGAGGAGATCTGGCGCACGGTGCTTAAGACCGCGCGGGCGGCGATCCGGAACGCCGGGCTCGAGGCAGCCGACATCGCCGCGATCGGCATCACAAACCAGCGCGAAACCACCGTGCTGTGGGACCGCGCGACCGGCCGGCCGATCCACAACGCAATCGTCTGGCAGGACAGGCGCACGGCGGAGGCCTGCGCGCGGCTCCGCGCCGACGGCGCCGAGCCGCTCGTGTCCGCCACGACGGGGCTTCTGCTCGACCCCTACTTCTCGGCGACGAAGATCGCCTGGCTGCTCGATAGGATCCCCGGCGCCCGGGCACAGGCCGAGGCGGGTCGTCTCGCCTTCGGGACGATCGACAGTTTCCTGCTCTGGCGCCTCACCAGCGGTGCGGTGCACGCGACGGATGCGACCAACGCGTCGCGCACGCTTCTTCTTGATCTTCGCACCGGCACGTGGAGCCCGGAGATGCTGAGGCTGTTCCGGATTCCGGAGGCGATCCTTCCCGAGGTGCGCGACACGGCCGGGCTGTTCGGCGTCACCGAACCGCGCTGCTTTGGCGCGGCGATCGCGATCCGCGGCATCGCCGGAGACCAGCAGGCCGCGCTCGCCGGTCAGGCCTGCTTCTCCCCGGGAATGGTGAAATCGACCTATGGCACGGGCTGCTTTGCGCTCATGCACACAGGCGACGTGCCCGTTGCGTCCTCGAACCGGCTGATCACGACCATCGCTACGCAGCTCGGTGGCCGGCGCACTTACGCCCTCGAAGGCGCGATCTTCATCGCCGGCGCTGCCGTGCAGTGGCTGCGCGACGGGCTCGGGGTGATCGCGCATGCGGCCGAAGCCGGCGCGCTCGCCGAAGCAGCCGACCCGGCGCAGGAGGTGACGCTGGTTCCCGCCTTCGTCGGCCTCGGCGCGCCTTACTGGGACGCCGAGGCGCGCGGGGCCATCTTCGGTCTCACGCGCGGCACCACGCGGGCTGAGCTCGCGCGCGCCGCGCTCGAGAGTGTCGCGCTGCAGACGCGCGACCTGATCGAGGCCATGCGGGCTGATTGGGGCGCGGGCGCGGACACCGTTCTTCGTGTCGATGGCGGCATGACGGCGAGCGACTGGACGATGCAGTTCCTTGCCGACATCCTCGGCGCACCCGTCGATCGCCCGCGGGTTCAGGAGACGACCGCTCTCGGCGCCGCCTTCTTCGCCGGCCTCAGCGCCGGCCTGTTCGGCGATCAGGACGCCTTCGCGCGCAGCTGGTCGCTCGACCGCCGCTTCGCCCCGCGCATGAGCGAGGCCGAGCGCGAGCGTCGCTACGCCCGCTGGCGCGACGCGGTGCAGCGCACGCTGAGCCGGGGCATGCGGGTCTGA
- a CDS encoding YraN family protein: protein MPHSPERPSREARGRAAWRLGVVAERRCEQALARAGFTLLGRRVRTPAGEIDLVARRGDLTVIVEVKARPSVEEAAFAIPPRQRRRLAAAAEALMASEPSWFGGPVRFDAMLVGADGSLVWLEDAFRPGE, encoded by the coding sequence TTGCCGCACTCGCCTGAGCGTCCCTCGCGCGAGGCGCGCGGTCGCGCGGCGTGGCGGCTCGGTGTTGTGGCCGAGCGGAGGTGCGAGCAAGCCCTCGCGCGCGCAGGCTTCACCCTGCTCGGCCGCCGTGTCCGCACGCCTGCGGGCGAGATCGACCTCGTGGCGCGGCGCGGCGACCTCACCGTCATCGTCGAGGTGAAGGCGAGGCCGAGCGTCGAGGAGGCCGCCTTCGCGATCCCGCCGCGCCAGCGGCGCAGGCTCGCCGCCGCCGCCGAGGCGCTGATGGCCTCCGAACCGTCCTGGTTCGGCGGGCCGGTCCGGTTCGACGCGATGCTGGTCGGCGCCGACGGGTCGCTCGTCTGGCTCGAGGACGCGTTCCGGCCCGGGGAGTGA
- the glpD gene encoding glycerol-3-phosphate dehydrogenase, translating to MMTTRTADGTGEMVDLAIIGGGINGAGIARDAAGRGLSVHLVEQGDLGGATSSASTKLIHGGLRYLEHWAFRLVREALAEREVLWRIAPHIIWPLRFVLPHRPGLRPAWLLRLGLFLYDHLGGRTLLPGTVTLDLRSDPAGAPLTPGLRRGFAYSDCWVEDNRLVVLNARDAAAHGAVIETRTRCLDARREKGAWTLSLADADGRRRRRIRARVLVNAAGPWVADVLAGVVHAHAPARVRLVQGSHIVVPRLYDHDCCYILQNTDRRIVFAIPYEEDFTLIGTTDRDWHGDPATVRATDEEIAYLCAAVSAWFRRPITPDDVVWSYSGVRPLYDDGASAAQEATRDYVLVRDAPEGQPALLSIFGGKITTYRRLADAALEALAADLPARRGKPRGWTGREPLPGGDFPVTGFEALVAEVSVRHPWMPHSLARRLVRAYGTEAERLLDGAGALADLGRSFGAGLTEAELRFLSRNEWARTGEDVLWRRTKLGLRLSAAERDAVDRAMAEAVAA from the coding sequence ATGATGACGACGCGCACGGCGGACGGCACGGGCGAGATGGTCGATCTCGCGATCATCGGCGGCGGGATCAACGGCGCCGGGATCGCGCGCGATGCGGCCGGGCGCGGGCTCTCGGTCCACCTCGTCGAGCAGGGCGATCTCGGCGGCGCCACCTCCTCGGCCTCGACCAAGCTGATCCACGGGGGCCTACGCTATCTCGAGCACTGGGCCTTCCGTCTCGTGCGCGAGGCGCTCGCCGAGCGAGAGGTGCTGTGGCGGATTGCCCCGCACATCATCTGGCCGCTTCGCTTCGTGCTGCCGCACCGGCCGGGGCTGCGTCCGGCCTGGCTCTTGCGGCTCGGCCTTTTTCTCTACGATCATCTTGGTGGCAGAACGTTGCTTCCGGGCACGGTCACGCTCGACCTGCGCTCCGACCCGGCGGGAGCACCGCTCACCCCCGGCCTACGCCGCGGCTTCGCCTATTCGGACTGCTGGGTGGAGGACAACCGGCTCGTCGTCCTCAACGCGCGCGACGCCGCGGCGCACGGAGCGGTGATCGAGACGCGCACGCGCTGCCTCGACGCGCGGCGGGAGAAGGGGGCGTGGACGCTCTCCCTGGCCGATGCCGACGGGCGGCGCAGGCGTCGCATCCGCGCCCGCGTGCTTGTCAACGCCGCCGGCCCCTGGGTCGCGGACGTGCTCGCAGGCGTGGTGCACGCGCATGCGCCCGCGCGCGTCCGCCTCGTCCAGGGAAGCCACATCGTGGTGCCCCGCCTCTACGATCACGACTGCTGCTACATCCTGCAGAACACGGACCGACGCATCGTCTTCGCCATTCCCTACGAGGAAGACTTCACGCTGATCGGCACGACCGACCGCGACTGGCATGGCGACCCTGCGACGGTGAGAGCGACCGACGAGGAGATCGCCTATCTCTGCGCGGCGGTGAGCGCGTGGTTCCGGAGGCCAATCACACCCGACGACGTGGTGTGGAGCTATTCCGGCGTTCGCCCGCTCTACGACGATGGCGCCTCCGCTGCCCAGGAGGCGACGCGCGACTACGTGCTGGTGCGCGATGCCCCTGAAGGACAACCTGCTCTTCTCAGCATCTTCGGCGGCAAGATCACCACCTATCGCCGGCTCGCGGACGCCGCACTCGAGGCGCTTGCGGCAGACCTGCCTGCCCGCCGGGGCAAGCCGCGCGGCTGGACCGGCCGGGAACCGCTGCCAGGCGGCGATTTTCCGGTGACCGGCTTCGAGGCTCTGGTCGCGGAGGTGTCGGTGCGGCACCCGTGGATGCCGCACTCCCTCGCCCGGCGCCTCGTCCGCGCCTACGGAACCGAGGCGGAGCGGCTCCTCGACGGAGCGGGCGCGCTCGCCGATCTCGGGCGCTCCTTCGGCGCGGGGCTCACGGAGGCCGAGCTTCGCTTCCTTTCCCGAAACGAGTGGGCCCGCACCGGCGAGGACGTCCTCTGGCGCCGCACCAAGCTCGGGCTGAGGCTTTCCGCGGCCGAGCGCGACGCGGTCGACCGCGCCATGGCGGAGGCGGTCGCGGCATGA
- a CDS encoding acetoin utilization protein AcuC translates to MPPPRLVVSDIYRGSSYGPKHPLAIPRVPAMLDLCAALGWLPPGQLLESPRATAAELARFHDPAYIAALARAEAEQSVDAETRARFGIGANGNPVFREVFRRPATAAGGTLLAARLTTAEGGIVYNPGGGTHHGKPSRAAGFCFVNDPVLGLLAWRDAGLAPLLYVDIDAHHGDGVEEAFADDPAVFTLSVHEAGRWPGTGAVEETRSGGAMNIPVPAGFNDSELRFVLEEAILPVVAALRPAAIMLQGGADALAEDPLASLALSNAAHWSVVAALAHAAPRFVLLGGGGYNPWSVARCWAGAWATLNGWEIPDRLPPAAEAVLRGLSLDRASGRNPPEHWFTTLRDAPREAPVREEVRAVVARAMALFRPAVVSAVA, encoded by the coding sequence GTGCCGCCGCCGCGCCTTGTCGTGAGCGACATCTACCGTGGGTCGAGCTACGGGCCGAAACATCCGCTCGCCATCCCGCGCGTTCCGGCGATGCTCGACCTCTGCGCCGCGCTTGGCTGGCTGCCCCCGGGGCAGCTTCTCGAGAGCCCGCGTGCAACGGCCGCCGAGCTCGCACGCTTCCATGACCCCGCCTACATCGCTGCGCTCGCGCGCGCCGAGGCAGAACAGTCGGTGGATGCGGAGACGCGCGCGCGTTTCGGGATCGGAGCGAACGGCAATCCGGTCTTTCGCGAGGTGTTCCGCCGCCCCGCCACCGCCGCGGGCGGAACGCTGCTCGCCGCGCGGCTGACGACGGCGGAAGGAGGCATCGTCTACAACCCAGGTGGGGGAACGCATCACGGCAAGCCGTCCCGCGCCGCCGGCTTCTGTTTCGTCAACGACCCGGTGCTCGGCCTCCTTGCTTGGCGTGACGCGGGCCTCGCGCCGCTCCTCTATGTCGACATCGACGCCCATCATGGCGACGGGGTCGAGGAGGCCTTTGCCGACGACCCGGCGGTGTTCACCCTCTCGGTGCACGAGGCCGGCCGCTGGCCTGGCACAGGCGCGGTGGAGGAGACGCGCAGCGGCGGGGCGATGAATATTCCCGTGCCGGCGGGGTTCAACGACAGCGAACTCCGCTTCGTGCTCGAGGAGGCAATCCTTCCCGTGGTCGCCGCTCTTCGCCCGGCCGCGATCATGCTCCAGGGAGGGGCGGATGCTCTCGCCGAGGACCCGCTCGCGTCGCTTGCGCTCTCGAACGCGGCGCACTGGTCGGTCGTCGCTGCGCTCGCGCACGCCGCACCGCGCTTTGTTCTGCTCGGCGGCGGCGGCTACAACCCCTGGTCGGTCGCACGCTGCTGGGCCGGCGCCTGGGCGACGCTGAACGGCTGGGAGATCCCCGACCGGCTGCCGCCTGCGGCCGAGGCGGTGCTGCGCGGGCTCTCGCTCGACCGCGCTTCTGGCCGCAACCCGCCCGAACACTGGTTCACCACGCTGCGCGACGCGCCGCGCGAGGCCCCGGTTCGCGAGGAGGTGAGGGCGGTGGTTGCGCGCGCCATGGCCCTGTTCCGTCCCGCCGTGGTATCGGCCGTCGCATGA